In the Diospyros lotus cultivar Yz01 chromosome 13, ASM1463336v1, whole genome shotgun sequence genome, CCAGCCTCGCCCAGCTTTGCTTGTCACATATAGAACCCCACAAGTGGTATTTTTTTTAGCTTTCCTGTTATATGAACTTTCgttaattaatcatttatatttGCAATTACATCCTCTATAAAAGTTCCATATTCTTTACTATGTATAGAAGTTTCTTACCAACTTGTCATAATGCCCTACTTAGGAGGgaggatgaaatgaaaatagattGAAGAGATTACATAAAAAAGACAATAATaatgaaacaaaattaaaatggatGGAGCTagaattctttgatttttttctctcccaaattAGGGGAAGAATGGATCGctaaaaacttgtttttgataatttttgttGGGTTAAAAGTTATAGCTGAAAAGCAACCGCAACAATGGAGAAAGAAAGGTGGCGAgccacaaaataaacaaagaaaaacaaatgaaagaagaaagaaaaagctaGAATCTAGAAGAAGAGAGCGTCGAAATGCGATGTCATCATTGACAATTAATGTGTTTTAAACGCGTTGGGGAGGCTTATAAATTGGCCTCCCCAAACTTAATTGATCTATTCCCCATTATCCCttgtaaagagaaaaataaatagttagaaagatcaaagagttttatcttattttttaagaaaatattattgttgttatttttttgtgatttagaAAGAAGATTGTAactcctattattttttttaaggaaattCTTATATCCTTATCCATGATTTTTACTCTAGTTTGTTTGGGGGATTTTTTCACGTAAAActtgtgtttaattttatttatttatttattttcaaattattagtTACGACCCTACTCTAATTCAGTgttatttttacaacaattttaACTCCAATAGCCTTTTTGAAAGCCACTCACAAGTGTACTTGTAGATGCATTTATCAGTCTtcttctcatttatttaaatcatcttGATTACACGACTCATTATATTTTACCACTAATAGatattatttcaatttgatcacaaataatttcattctaattctaattttaGTATGGTTGCAAGGCATTTTCTTCCAAGCAAAGGGATAGATTTGAAAAAGCAAGAAGTGAGAGTCCTTTTCCCACCCATTAAGTTAGACTTACTGGAGCCAGCTCTCATTAATCTTCTTTTTAACTAAATTCAAATGTCATATATGAGAGTGACAATACTTCGTATTAGATGACAGTAATAGCACCACTTACCTTTTCATTCCTAAATCATAATAATTCTTATATAGTGGACGATACCAACCAAATCCCTCACAAAAGATTTAAACACCAAATAATTTTGTATCTAAATTTAACTCTCAAATCACTTAGACCATTACTTAATAATcaacttcaaaattttaattcataagAGCAAATGCATtaagatagtatttgttaatcaaaatttaggataaaaaaaataagatatgaaaagcatttcagataaaaatattttcttattgtattTCTTAAATTCCTATGgcaactaattaaaaaaaattactaactTCTTATCGAgaattatttagataaatttatttaggatcttacagataaaaaaataaataacttacaTGCTCTctaatatattctaaaaaatttaacaattaatctgataaaaatcttaaaatgtttcataatcttattttaattattttatatcttaattcaaaaatattttaatttaattttatttattttaataaacgtgtTAAGTGGTAGTATAATTCAGATACCGAAAGTTTTGTAATTTGTCAGTTGTCATTTTGGGGGGTAGGGAAGAATAAAATGGCATCAGCCACACGGGGATGAATCATGAATGTGAAGCATCCATTAGAATTTCCACACCAACTTCAACATGTCCATCCATCACGGGAAAACTATGTGCACACTTTTTATTGCTAGGGCCCCGCTAATGATCGATCATATAAAGTTTGAGATAGTCTTCttctttcccccttttttttttccttcgaATCCTTTGTTTTCTACGATGTGGGTATCTGGAACCAAGTTATAAAAGCTGCCCACCTACTTTTTCAATAACCCATCCTTCCCACGAAGCAGCCAagcaataataattatatatggtTCCTTAATTCGTTTGACAAAGTTTAATTATGTGTAAAAATGGCCAAACATTTAAACTGTTCTTTTTTTAAGCTTTAGCAGTGGTTAGCCGATGACCTACCaatagcaattttttttataaaaagaattacaCAGTAACAAAGTTTAGACCAAAAAAGGGTGGGCTAAGCCTAAAAGAACCTGCAGGAGGCTCTACAAATGGTGGAAGGAAAGCCCATCAGAGCTGCCGGCTGCAGCTGCCATGAAGGGGAGTTGAGTTGTCCGCCAGGCCAGCCAGCGTCGGGGTTACTTACCTCCCTCCTGGTTGCGAGAAGGCATGAAGttgggcatatatatataaattattgttattatagttacatatatattggaattggcattattttgaaaatgtcgtTTCTAACCTTATAATATTAGAGCTTTGGAATCAATTCGGTTTTGTTCTCTTCTTCGATACTTTGGTGGTGGGgccattatttatttaaaattttattattttaaaaaaattggtcaTGGTAgagtttttcttattaaaaaatcatttttcagaCACGTGCTCCCAATTCttatagatttaaaataataaggaaAATTAATGCATCACAGTCGGGCTATATTTGTAAAATCAGGATATATAGACACAACACggtaaataatatattaaatttttactttctaaataaaagcaaaaacttcactttttgatacttaaaatatataaaaaaaaaaaaagaattgggCTCAAAGTTATTTTGTTAAGATGgttaaaagtaataaaaaaatattatattttatgtcatcaAATCAAGTCAATCTCTTCTTTGTTTACGGTGTCATTAGCTCTTGGACTTAACTGTGAACGTGTGGACTGTAACACCACCCATCACCAAACTTTTATCACGCCGGCAGATGCAGAAGCTGTGGCTAAAGCTGATGGGCGATAAGTAATATCGAGatccttaaattaattaatgcgGTTAATTCGATAATTTTTTCCAATCCCtccttaattaaatgaaaaactacaaaatttaaattaattctggTCCGACATGACATGCGGCCTAAATTAATGACGGGAACAGCTCCACCGGGGACCACCGGTAAACGTCAGCGCCTCAGCCGTAAATTCCCCAACCTCGGAGGGACATATCcggcaatccaaaaataccagGCATCGTTCGGTTGATTCCGCACGTCAAGATCGACGGGTGGGCCCGGATTCCCCACTTCATATGATTGCGCCACGTGTATACCATGACACGTGGAACACGATGAACAGCGAGAAGACGTACTCCGGTGGACATCCTACGTAGAGACGCAAAGAAGATCCAAAGTAGCGTAAGCGGCAAACACCGCTTCGATCCGACGGCCCAAAACGTGTCTCAGCCACCCCGCGGGATCCTGGCCGTCGATCATTTGTTAATGAGCCTTGAGCTCTCAGTCTAGGCCTTGCTTTGTTGTTGAATTCTAAGTTTCGGGttgttttcttctctctctctctctctctccccctccccctccccctccctgCGCGATCCATTCCATTTCTCGCTTCGCCGAATCCGCCATTGTCAATTCGGAGAATCCCATCCGCGAGTTCTCCGACATTACCCGTTTCAGGGAACTCAGGTCTCTCGTTATGGTAACGCCAATTTCACATCCTCCCACTCACCTGCATTTTCTTGGATTATGAGACATTTTCTTGATCTTTCGGTTAAGTTTTCTGGGCTTCCAAGCAGGCGGAAATGCTGGTTCCGCCGTGGCTGGAGCCACTGCTGAACACAGCCTTCTTCTCCGTCTGCCGGATTCACGGCGACGCCGCCAGAAGCGAGTGCAATATGTATTGCTTGGACTGCAACAAAGACGCCTTCTGCTTCTACTGCCGCTCAACCAGACACAACGATCACCAAGTTATCCAGGTAATTGAGTACATTAATTTCATCCGATCTTCAAATTGCAGTCATTGTGTATGTATCAAGAAAGTTTGTTCCTTTAGTTATTGCCCTCTTTGCTTTGGGGGTTGAATAATGTTGCAGATAAGGAGATCGTCGTACCATGATGTGGTGAGGGTTTCGGAGATTGAGAATGTATTGGACATAAGTGGAGTTCAAACGTATGTGATAAACAGCGCGAGGGTTTTGTTCTTGAACGAAAGGCCTCAGCCGAAGTCTGGCAAATCGGTTTCTCACATTTGTGAAATCTGCGGGAGAACCCTCTTGGACCCATTTCGCTTCTGTTCTTTGGGCTGTAAGGTtggtaatattaataattaatactaaTGACTCTTTAGCGTttacttttcttctctttttcccaTGCCCAATATTGACCCTTCATCATGCTTCATGCACAtgcacgcgcgcgcgcgcgcacacgcacacacattcACATTATAGTGATAGCCGCTCTCGATCAATCTGGTTCCCTCGCTGCCAGGTAATAGGCTATCATATATGATCTCTTATCTCACCAAGTAATTTGTGGGAGATATTATGCATAAATTGTGTAATTgcggactctctctctctctctctcaaataattagaagaaaatgaaaacaaacatagatcattatcatcatcacaATCCCATTATGCATTATGTCCCTAACCCATCGCCATTGTTGAAGCTTTCATGGCTGACCCACCACCAATGGCCATCATTGTCATCCCACGTTAACTATTTGCTAAATGGGGTTTTTTGCTTAATTGTGACTCCaagttaattttgatttttggatttaCTAACTCAGCTTGTAGGAATCAAGACAAATGGAAATGCAAGGTTCAGCTTGGAGGGCAACAATGTCGGGCAACTGGCGGAGAGGTCAAGAGGTGAAGGGATGTCGTCAAGGagattatcatcatcatcatcatcatcctcatcctcATCAAGAAGAGGAGAAAAGGCACTGCTTGAAGGTTCACAGCAACAAGACACGTTCCCTCCGGCAGCGGCGACGGCTGCTCCACCACCTCCTCAGCCgagtgcaagaagaagaaagggaatcCCGCACAGGGCACCTTTTAAAGCCTAATCATGCAAGCAAAGCGAAAGCCCCTTGCAAAACTTGGCCATGAAAAAGCTCCCCTCTTTTTATGCCTCTTTGCCCCAAAACCCCAACAGCAGCAATTGTAGATCAATATTCCTAagatatttctctttttttaaaaactcattttgtgGCTTTAGGATTGTTACCAAGTATATATAAAagcatcatcatcatatatataaataaaatatttcttatatacccgctttattttattaattttgtaattataaatataaaaataattatcgaACTAAAATTCATATCCAAGAATaagattaatatttaagatgggttgttaaatttttagatGAAGTTATAGATCTACGTACGAAATGAGAAGGTGTTGGGTTGGGTCCCATAAAAGTTGATTGTGATGTGGTGGGGATCAATGGTGGAGGAATGTTAGGATGGTTTTGGGGGGATGGGGGTGTTGTACATactgcatatacatatatatatatatatatatctataactGCATTAAATAAATTGCAAtctatgtatataaaataagaagggaaatgaaaagaaagtgttTGTAAAGTCGGGGGGGATAGTTTTCGTGGGGTAGCGAAGGCACATGGGCCGTTTACATAAAGGAAGAAcaactttttatttgtttattagcACTTGTAATGGGTGCAAATCAACTTTCTCTACGTTACCAGCTTTGGATAGCACAATCAAATCAATTGCTATTTGCTCTATAATATTCTTTTAACCCTTTGATTCTTTTTCTaaacttttttaaattagaattttaGTCATCTTTTTTTTGTGGGGGAGACACTCAATTTTTACGCCCATTActtttactttataatattaTCGGTCTAATTTAAcattaagagtgtgtttgattacacatatttttcataaaaaatatgtaattattacacattttctatagaaaataatcaaacacttttaatttttttatgaaaaaatatgtatggtacaaccatttaaagtttctttccataaaattcatttttcaagggagtgagatgaattttgttttctaggcaatattaattctaggtaatgcaatcaaacacaccctaagggTGCATTTGATAGAGTTAGAAAATGAGGgtgaaattttaattctatggaattccaattctcactCCAACCCCTAAGAATTCCAATTccttaattttaaagaaaatattcactttttgaactaaaatgaaattcgaatttcatggaattgaaaagttgtttgatagaatttcttggaatttagatgaaaaatgaattccacccTTATTTTTCATGTccaagggtgcgtttgatagtatgaaaaatacttgaaaaatgtcacatccaaggaattgaattccatcttgagtgtttgacacactacatttttcatggaattgaatttcatagtacaaccattaaagcttattttttgcttttttccatgaaaaattccatctaaagggagatgatttttgtttttcatataaGTTAGAAAACACTTTCCTTTCCACCtaaatactatcaaacacaccatAAGATTCATATACAATTTAACATATCTTTATAATAGAATTGAGATAAACGTAgaacaaataaatcaatttcGTGAAAATAATtggattttatcaattttttcatagtaaaaaatatggtcaagagataaagaaaatgaaaattaaaatgagatGGAAGTTAAGTTGGGGCAAATGCCCAGATTCTGGGCCCTTACTGGGCAGGGCCTGCCTGTGAAGTCCAACCATTCTGTGTTTGTTTAGATTATAAGTAACATGTTTCCATATTGTATGATAGATGGGAACCTTAGCTGAAGggagaaatacaaaaaatacttcTTATTTGAAAAAGATTCAGAGTTcagggcccaaattcaatttaggaGCTCATTGAACTTATTAGAGTTGTTTTAGGCAAAGTGACAAATCCAACCTAAAAGAATGGGCCATCCATGCCCTAAACCTATTCATGTGTTATAATCCAGGCCGCAACTTTACCATAAGTCTATATAAAGgtacaatttttcaaaagtcaAGTATCTTATTAATTGTACATtgattatattaatattgtaaCATCCAGTTAGTCTCAAGTTTAATAATTGATTTGAGTATTAAAAGATTTATTGGGCAccgtgtttcattctttttataGGTAAAGCAAGTTTTGAACAAATTTGAACtaaaaaatagctaaaaatattttagaatcaagaaaaatcacaaaaaagtTCTACAATAGAAGTCCAACAATAAGTGGCTAGCTACTATggatttatattataatttatggGGAAGAACTAGTTTACTTTTCATTAATCTAAGTGTTTAATTATTCGTGTTTAATCTAAGGTCAACCAATTTAGGCAGTGAGGCCACGTACCAGTGAATGATATCCTAAACGTTCAGCAAGTTACACATTactcaaaattaaaagatatattaAATCTAAGCCCAATGTGATGCTGCTGCTTTAAATTGGTACAAGcttaatattgtgacaaaaataaaattgtagtTAATATATctcaataataaaattattgagcAAAATAGAGTtgttaacaataataaaattttgattacatataattaattaattattcatataattatCTCAATGGGGAAGAAGATGTCCGTTAGCAGAGGCACCCTTTTCCATCTTAAACCTCGGTGTGAAAGACCTCAGCAACGTGGACGACACCCGATCCAGATGCCTCATAACATCAGCTTTCGACGAAGACGATGATGAACAAGTCCTTTCATTCTCCCTCTCCATCTGTATAACAAGATACGATTGGTCCATGGACAGCGATCGCTTTAACTTTAAGCCCACGTCCAAACGCCCGGCCGGAGGCAGCCTCTCCCCATGGCCTTCCCCCGGCAACGCCATTGAAGCACAGTGCCGGAGCATCCCAGAAGAACCACCGGTTTGGACACCTTCGGCCATTGATTCACCTTCTTGATCATAAACCCTAGCTCCCAGAGTTTGATCTTTAAACGGTGCAACGGCCGACCTGCAAAGCGGGCAACTGGCATTGCCCATGAGCCACTGGTCAATGCAGTGAACGTGAAACGGGTGGCTGCAATTCGGCAGCAGACGGACGATCTCTCCTTCTTCCAGTTCCCCTAAGCAAACTGCACATTCCTTGTGGTCCAAGAGGAAGAGATGGCGGTTCTGGGCGGAATAGGCGAGGACCGGTATGGCGTCGAGGACTTTCTCGTCGACTCCGGCGGTGGCTGGAGGGCAGGAGGGGGGTGGCGGCGCAGGGATTCCGGAGTGGTGCCGGCGGCGGCTGCAGTACTTGACGACGAGGAGATGGTAGATTAAAAGGGCCAGAGAAGTTAAGGCGATGCCGAGGAGGGAGACGAGTAGAGAAGTGGAGAAGGATGACATAGGTGGCGATTCTTCCGATGTTGAGTATGGTTGCATCTTCCCCATTAATTCCAGAGCTCTTTCTTCatctggggggggggggggggggaaattgATCTGTGTTGGGATTAAGGAGATTTAATCCCAATAAATCTGGTTTTGGTTAATCAGTTCCATTTCAATATCCCAACGGGGCATCGATCGATCGGTCATCACAAGGACAAATTTTAAGTAAAAGGGTTGGAATTATATACATAGACgtacgatgatttcaacaagATGAAGACGGAAGGGGCAAAGGAAGCCACATGGACGTGGCTGAAAAAACAAGCGTGTCTGCGAAGTCGTCACTCCTCCGAGAAAGCATAGGGAGAGTAGGTGAGCAGTTATTTTCGGGAAATTCAAATCTGTGAACACCTGGCATGGCAGACGTggcatttgaatattttatttatttatttagatcaTATCTTAGGACACGTCATTGAAGAACTCTTGAACAAATGAAGCAACATAAGTTCTGGACACGTGTACGCCTTGGAAGCTGGGGGCTGCGTCGGTGGATACTGATGGGAACATAagcacatacatatatatatatatatatatatgattgggAGATGGAAGCATAGATATTAACATCACCTCTTGGCTTGGGTGCTTGTTTGCCTCACATTAGATTTTGGCCCAAGTATATACACGGTTGTTTAGTTGTGGGAAATAtgtctttattttaaaaaaaaaaaaaaattaacatatgaaattaaatataatttttaaatatttttcaatttttatcaactaattaaatataaaccaaaaatccattatatatatatatatatattaaacctGATGTGATGTGAGCATAGAGTGGAACTGGGCCGAACTGAGCATAGAGTCGAAGCCCAATGCAGGCCCAAAACCTTGCAACAGCTGATAACATCATTCCAATACTTATTTAAACCTGATGTGATGATTTTTAGTTAGCtgtcaattaataattatttagaaaataaaacatgttGCAAAAAATTACTATAAGCCCATAGAAATTACTAACCATTATTCGAATATTCAATTTGTTTTAAACCcattatttgatttttcaaatttctaaaTAACTGATGAATTAAGCAAATGGCCTGATATTTTACTGAATTTAGTTTCCaagttatttatattattaactaAACTTTTCTATCATaataaaaaactttaaaatctGGCGTTGGGTTCGAGTTTCAAGATTCAGCTCTAATGGAGGTCAAGATCCAATGCACGGCCACAGAGGCAATCCAGCGCGACTAATTGGTGCAGTTTGGACTTTTCTAAGGAATCAATTTCTTAAGTCTGCCATGGCCACCCCACAAGAAGACTGatatgagagagagatggtgaTGTGCCAACCACTCACCACTTATCCCCGAAGCCCCGAACAGATACCACAGATTCCAAGTATTACGAATCAtcgccatcatcatcatcgtcttCTTTGATGGCTGCCAAATTTTTAAGCTTCCATTTCCATCCCAATCCCCACCACTCTACGATCTTTCCGAAACCAAAACCAGAACCCAATTACTATCTTAACTCTTCTCCCAACCCACCGACCACCATTTCCACTAAAATATATCTCACCCAACGCCAGATCCCTCCCTTTTTCCGGAGAAAATGTCTCTGTTCTCCGCCCATGGCGTCAAAATCCAGTGAATTCGAGCCTGACCCCGCTCTCACCAACGATGACCTCAAGCCCACGGCGCCGGAGGACCGGACTTTCTCCGGCTGGGAAATGGCCAGTTTGTGGGTCGGCCTCGTCGTCGGAGTCCCATCTTATTACCTCGCCGGCAGCCTCGTCGATCTCGGCATGGCCTGGTGGCAAGGAATCGCCACCGTCGTCGCCGCCAACCTAATCTTGCTATTTCCACTCGTCCTAACCGGCCACGCCGGCACCCGCTACGGCATCCCTTTCCCCGTCCTGGCGAGGTCATCCTTCGGAATCCGTGGCGCCCACATCCCAACACTTCTCCGAGCTCTGGTTGGCTGT is a window encoding:
- the LOC127788922 gene encoding protein RGF1 INDUCIBLE TRANSCRIPTION FACTOR 1-like isoform X2, which produces MAEMLVPPWLEPLLNTAFFSVCRIHGDAARSECNMYCLDCNKDAFCFYCRSTRHNDHQVIQIRRSSYHDVVRVSEIENVLDISGVQTYVINSARVLFLNERPQPKSGKSVSHICEICGRTLLDPFRFCSLGCKLVGIKTNGNARFSLEGNNVGQLAERSRGEGMSSRRLSSSSSSSSSSSRRGEKALLEGSQQQDTFPPAAATAAPPPPQPSARRRKGIPHRAPFKA
- the LOC127788922 gene encoding protein RGF1 INDUCIBLE TRANSCRIPTION FACTOR 1-like isoform X1, yielding MAEMLVPPWLEPLLNTAFFSVCRIHGDAARSECNMYCLDCNKDAFCFYCRSTRHNDHQVIQIRRSSYHDVVRVSEIENVLDISGVQTYVINSARVLFLNERPQPKSGKSVSHICEICGRTLLDPFRFCSLGCKESRQMEMQGSAWRATMSGNWRRGQEVKGCRQGDYHHHHHHPHPHQEEEKRHCLKVHSNKTRSLRQRRRLLHHLLSRVQEEERESRTGHLLKPNHASKAKAPCKTWP
- the LOC127788948 gene encoding RING-H2 finger protein ATL1-like, with protein sequence MGKMQPYSTSEESPPMSSFSTSLLVSLLGIALTSLALLIYHLLVVKYCSRRRHHSGIPAPPPPSCPPATAGVDEKVLDAIPVLAYSAQNRHLFLLDHKECAVCLGELEEGEIVRLLPNCSHPFHVHCIDQWLMGNASCPLCRSAVAPFKDQTLGARVYDQEGESMAEGVQTGGSSGMLRHCASMALPGEGHGERLPPAGRLDVGLKLKRSLSMDQSYLVIQMERENERTCSSSSSSKADVMRHLDRVSSTLLRSFTPRFKMEKGASANGHLLPH